The Thalassospira sp. TSL5-1 sequence TTCATCACATAACAGGAGAGCAGGGCATGAGTGAGCCTTCAGGCCTGCCATTGGACGGGGCAACCGTCATGGCCACACTGGTGGACGAAGGATTGGCCCTCATGGCCGGGGTGGGCAGTGCCATGCCCGCCACGATTGATGTTTACCTTAACGGGTCGCCCGATGCCAAGGTGCAGGCTTCCCTGATCAGTTGGCGTCGTAATGACAGTTCGGCTGATTCCGCCTTTGGTTTTATCGCCTTGCTGCCGCTGGTCAATGTTAGTGGGGGCCGCCTTAAAAAGGTGGTGTTCCGTCGCCCCGGCCAACCGGCTGAATATGCCATTGAAAGCCGGGGGCAGGGCCTGGAGGCGATATTGTCTGCCGTGGCGGAACAGTCCGGTGCGTCCTTTGCCGGGGTGATGGATGGCGTGATCGAGGCGCTGTTGGCCGGTAAAACCAACAAAAAACGCTTGCGCACGGTGGCCGCACTGGTCCGCATCGCAGCGAGCAGCAACGGCTTTGTCGAAGTCCTGGGTGGGCTTGAAGATAACGAACTTTATATTCAGGGCTGGTCCAGCAACTTTCCGCATGGCCGCACCCGTGTGATCGCGATTGAGGATGGCCCGGTACTGGCCGAATTGACCAGTGCGGAATTCCAGCGTGATGATCTGGGCGAAGATGCCGCCGGGGTTATTGGCTTGCTTGAGACCGAACGGGTGGTTAAACCGGAAAAATTGCAGCGCATTTATTTCCGGGGCAAGGATGGCTGGTACGGGATCGAGGTCTATCAGCAGCGTGTGCTGGTCGCCCCGCGTGATGTCCCGGCGCATATCCGGTCTGTCTTGGGCCGGGTCAAGGCATCGGATCATATCCTGGAGCAAATGCAGCTTGCCGCCCATCGCTTTGATGGCCGTGATACGGTCTCCGACCTTGACCGTCCCATTCGTGTCGGCATCGACTTTGCGTTGGTGATTGAAGGCAGTGGTATTCTGGTTTCCGGCTGGATGCTGGACCCGGACCGTGGGGTCAATGAAATCAACCTGCGTGTGGGCCAGGACAGCATTCGCATTGACGATAGCTGGACCCGCCAGACCCGCCCGGATGTGACCGAAGCCTTCATCAATGATCCGATGTTTTCCGGCATGAATTCGGCGCGCAACAGCCACGGTTTTTTGGTGTTCTGCCCGCTGGCCGATACCCCGGCATCTGATCAGCCGATTTATCTGGAATTCAACATTACTGACAGTTTCCCTGCCTATTGTCCGCTTAATCCGACCCGGGCATCGGCACGTCAGGCCCTTTCACGTGTTTTGCCGTCGCTGGACCCGCGATCTGTTACGGCATCAAGCAGCATTGAACGCCAGTTTGGCCCGATGCTGCAAAATATGACGGCGCAAAGCCCGTTTGCCATTGATGTGCATGACATTGGCAATTTTGATGAAAATGCCCCCGTCACCCTGATTGTTGGCGCGGATGACACGATTGGCGATATGGGTGTGACCATCGCGCTTTTGGGCCTGGACCCGGAAACGCGCAAATTGCCCATCGTTATTGCTGGTCCGGCGGAAAGTTTTGATCAGGTTGGTAGCGACATGTTGCGCCTGGCAGCCTTTTACAAACTGAATGTGCGTTTCGTTTTTGCCGAAGGTGTCGAGGATTATTGCGATGCGCTGGAAGTCGGTGTGAAAGCCACCAAATCCGATGCCGTTTGTTTGATGTCTGTGCATGTATTGCCGCGCGAAAAGGGCTGGTTTGGCCCGCTTTTGAATGCCTATCGCAAGCGCGGCAGCAAGGGGGCGGTTTGCCCGACCATTTTGTTTGAAGATGATTCCGTGCGCTGGGCCGGCACCTGGATCGAGGAAGGGCCGGAAGGCAAATATCTGGCAGATCGTTATGTGGGTTATCCGCGTGCGGTGTTAACCGATGCCGAACCCTGCGAGGTCAGTGCCGGGACGGTGGAATGCTGCATTTTGCCGCGTGCGGCCTTTCTGGATGTAAAGGGATTTACCCGTGGATATATCGGCCCGTCGGAAAAGGGCCTGGATATTGCGCTGAAATTGCGCATGGCCGGAACGCCATCCTACTGGCTGCCGGAAGTTGAATTATTGGGCAGTGAACAATCCATAACGTCCACGCCCGCCTGGGAGGAACTTTCGCATCGTTTGGACCGCTGGGCGTTTGATCGCCGCTGGTCTTTGGTCGTTTCAAATTTGCGGAGCCACAATCATGCCGTCGACTGATTTGCGTGTGCTGGTCATCTCCCACGGTCATCCCAGTCTGTCGCTGGGCGGGGCCGAAGTCGGGTCTTATAACCTGCATAAGGGACTGAACGAACTCGACGGTGTCGAGAGCTTTTATCTGGCACGGGTGGGGCATCCGGTGCCGCGCCACGGGGCATCCGCTCTGATGAGCCTGCGCCAGAAAGACAATGAAATTCTTTATCACGCGGAAAATTATGATCATTTTTTGCTATCAAACCGCAGCACCGGCGAAATTGACCGCGACCTTTTGCGGTTTGTGAAGGATTACAACCCCGATGTGGTGCATTTTCACCATGTGTTGGGGCTGGGCATGGAAACGATCTATGCGGTGCGCGAAGCCCTGCCGGATGCTGCGATTTTCTTTACCTTCCACGAATTTCTGACCATGTGCCACAATCACGGCCAGATGGTTAAAAGTGGCGGGCACAAACTGTGTAACCGGGCCAGCCCGATTGATTGCAATGGCTGTTTCGCCAATATTTCCCCGGCATCCTTCCTGCGGCGTGAACGCTTTATCAAATCCATGCTGGACCTGGCCGACCATTATGTATCGCCCAGCCAGTTTTTGGCGGACCGTTTCATCGATTGGGGCCTGGATGCCGATAAAATGTCGGTCATTGAAAATGGCCTGGATATTGACAAACAGGCCGCCCTTCGCCCGCTGACCAAGGCGCAACCGCGTCGTTCCCGCTTTGCCTATTTTGGTCAGTTAACGATGTTCAAGGGTGCCGATGTGCTGCTCGATGCGGTGGGGCGTGTGCCGGAATCCATCTGGGGCGATGATGCCCGTTTGATGATCTTTGGTGGCAACCTTGATCGCCAACCCCTTGATTATCAGGAAAAAGTCAAAGACCTGATCGAAAAGGCGGGCGAGCGGGTGCGGTTTTATGGCGCCTATCAAAACACCGAAATGCCGCGCCTGATGGAAATGGCCGACTGGACCATTATCCCGTCCATCTGGTGGGAAAATTCACCGATTGTTATTCAGGAAGCCTTCTTTCACGGGCGCCCCATGATCGCCAGTAACATTGGCGGCATGGCCGAAAAAATCGAAGACGGGGTAAACGGCCTGCATTTCCGTGTTGGCAGTGCCGAAGACCTGGCCGACCGTTTGATAGAATGTCTGACAGACCAGACCTTGTGGGACCGGATGCACAACGGGATTCGTCGTGCGCCGACCTATATCGAATGCGCAGAACAGCATCTTGCGCAATATCGGGGGGTTCTCGAAAACCGCCCGTCCGCTGTCGCACCCGCTGCGACACCACACCAATCCGTGGTCGGGGCGTGACGGCTTTGCCTGTCACATCTTGAAGCGACCGGAACGTTAACCACGCCATAGCGCGAAAGAGTGTTGGCGAACGGAAAAAACAGCCCTCACTCATCAACTGCAAGGAGAAAGAACATGGCGCGCGTCCTCGTAATGATTCCCTCGGGCGAAGTCTACGACCATGATTGTGTCCGCTGGTATAATTATCGCGATGTCCAGAAAAGCATTAACCACTATCACAATATTGGTGATGCCTTCGTGTTTGATTCATCACTCAAGCTGATGAACTTTGACAAGCTGGGTGTGTTGCCCATTGCCGATCCGAAAATGGAAGATATTGATCGCCTGCGCGAAGAATATGATTACGTCTTCCTGCGCGGTTCAAATTATATCCATTCCCATATGGACTGGCGCAATACGGTGGCGGTTCTTAAACGTCTGAAGCTGCCGGTTCTGGGCTTTGGCATTGGGGCACAGGCTCCGGTCAAGGGCAAGCTGGAGCTTTCCGAACAGACCAAAACCGTTTTGCATATGATGGCGGATTCAACCACCTCCATCGGGGTACGCGGGGCCTATACCGCACAGGTTCTGTGGGACCTTGGCATTACCAATGTGCGTATTGTTGGCTGCCCGACAGCATTCCGTGCCAATAACCCCAACATGCGTATCAAACTGCCCGCATTGGAGGACGTTAAAAATGTGGGTGTGACGCTGCGTCGCGAAGTATCGCCCGCCTATGCACAGGATATTAAACGTTACCTGACCTTCCATCGGGACCTGGTCAAGGAACTGGCAAACCGGTTTGATGTGACCCTGATGGCCCAGGGCGAACCGGAGGAAAAGAAACTGGTTTTCGGCACGGACGTTCAAAAACAGGAAGCCATGCAGGCCCTGAAGGACAATGACTGGGTCAAGAACTGGTATCTTGATGATACGATGGAAAAGCTTTACCGGGAAAAGCTGTTCTATTCCGATGTGGTGTCGGATTACGAGGATTTGGTTCGTACGAAGGATTGCGTGCTGGGTTACCGTTTGCACGGCAACCTTATGGCATTGTCCAACGGTGTTCCATCCGTTTACTTCACCTATGACAGCCGCACCGTCGAATTTGCCGAAACCTATCAAATCCCCAGCTATGACGTTTTCTCGCAAAAGGATTTCGTGCTGGAAGATTACTGGGACCAGTCCCTGTTTGACAAATTCAACCGCGCCTGGTTCCAGACCTATCGCGAAATGCAAACCTTCCTGAGCGAAAACAACATCGATCACAAGATGACCGATGTGATGGCATCGCAAAACCAGCCGCAGCGCAAAGTGGCCTGAATTTAAAAACCTCTGCATTGCCGCCAGCAAACAGGCGGGCGGCAATGCCCCTTATTTGCGGTTCATGGTCAAATTTACCCCGACCCCGACATGAACCGCCCTTGCAAGGAGGCAATAAAATGACAGTACTTGTTACCGGTGGCGCAGGTTATATTGGCAGTCACGCCGCACTGGCTTTGCTTGATGCGGGGCGCAAGGTTGTAATCTTGGATAATCTCAGCCAGGGCCATCGCTGGGCGGTGCCCGCCGGGGCCGCCTTTGTCGAAGGCGATTGCGGCGACCTTGATCTGGTCTCGCGCGTTATTCGCGAACATGGTGTCACTGCCATCATGCACTTTGCCGGTTCCATCATTGTGCCGGAATCCGTGGTTTATCCGCTGGATTATTATTACAACAACACGGTCAATTCCCGGGCCCTGGCCCAGGCGGCGGTTGATAACAATGTCCGTCATTTTATCTTTTCATCTACAGCAGGTGTGTACGGCGAACCGGCCAAAACCCCGATTTTGGAAGATTTCCCCTCCAAACCGATTTCGCCCTATGGCACGTCAAAAATGATGACGGAAAAAATGCTGCAGGATGCTGCCGTGGCCTATGACTTCCGCTTTGTGGCCCTGCGTTATTTCAACGTTGCTGGGGCCGACCCGCAAGGCCGGGCCGGACAAACCTCGCGCAAGGCCACCCATCTGATCAAAATCGCCAGCCAGGCCGCCAGCGGTGTGCGCAGCCATTTGGATGTTTATGGTGATGATTATCCGACCGAGGATGGCACCTGTGTGCGCGATTACATTCATGTCAGCGACCTTGCCAATGCCCATGTGCTGGCCCTGGAATATCTGGAAAAGGGTGGCGAAAGCGATGTGATGAATTGCGGTTATGGCCGTGGTTTCTCGGTTTATGAGGTGATTGATGCGGTTAAGCGTGTGTCGGGCAGTGATTTTACGGTGAACCTTGCCGAACGTCGTGCGGGCGACCCGGCAGCGTTGATTGCCGGGGCGGACCGCATTCGCGAGAAGCTTGGCTGGGAACCCAAATATGATGACCTTGATACCATCGTGACCCATGCGCTTGCCTGGGAAGAAAGCCTGAAACAGCGCCAGGCCAACGCCGCCTGACATGGCAAAAACGGGGTGAAAACACCCTGACAAAACGCAAAAAATAAACGAGCAAATTGCCGAAATATGCACCGCATAGCGTGCATATTTCGGCCCCGAGCAGGAGTTTCCAGATGGTTGAAAATATCAAGCCGGGCCGCAAGCCCCGGATCGGCGTGCTTATGCCTGCGGGCAAGGTGGTTGATGGCCACGGTGTTGTCACCCACACCTTTGGTGCACCGCAGCGCGCAACCGAACTGTTTACCAATATTGGCGACTGTTTTGTCTATGACAGTTCACTGCGCATCCTTGATTATGCCGAACTTTACCCGATTTACGGCCAAAGCAGCGGCGGGCTGAGCCAGGAGCAGATCGAAAAGATCAATACCCTTGATTACATCTTTTTGCGCGGTTCGAACTACATTAACACCAATGGGCAGTGGGATGAAATCACGGCTGTTTTGGAAAAAACCAAGGTGCCGGTTATGGCCTTTGGCATTGGTGTCCAGGTGCCCGATAATTCCGACGAATATGTCAATGAATCAACCAAACGCTTCCTGCAACTGGTGGCGGACCGGTCCAAAACCATTGGCGTGCGTGGGGCCTTGTCGCGCAAGGCGCTGAATTCGATTGGCATTAAAAATGTGCGTATTTTTGGCTGCCCGACGGCGTTTCGCCATTGCAAACCGGAACTAAGCCTGCCGCGCCTTAAGGCCAGCGAGATTAAAAATCTTGGCTTTACTCTGCGCCGTAAAACGCATGGCTTTGCCATGTTGCAGCGTTACATGCTGCGCACATTGGCGGAAAATTACCGTACCGAAATTTTATGTGCGGGCGAGCTGGAAGAAAAAGCCATTTTCTATGCCCGCAGCAATCAGGTGAACAATCCCAAGCACGTCATGGAAAAGGCCGTTGCTAGCCTGATCAAGGAAAAATGGCTCTATGGCGAGAATGATCCGCTGCTGGATCTGTATCGTTCGTCGCTGAGCGTTTTTGAAACCGTCAGTGATTTTGAAGATGCCGAATGCCGCCAGGATGCCGTTACCGGTTTCCGCCTGCATGGCAACCTTCTGGCTTTGGCAAACGAGGTTCCGGCCCTTTACATCACCTACGATACCCGGACCCGCGAATTCGTCAAAACACTGGGCATTCCGCATGTTGACGGGCGCTATATCGACCGTTTCTCGTTCGAGGAAGCCTGGGACAACGCCGATTTTGATCTGTTTGAAAAAACCTATGCCGAACGGTTCAAGGATTTGACCAAATTCCTTGATGAAAATGGCATGGCACATCGCCTGAGCCAGAACCCGACCCCAAACCTGAGCAAGGCGGCGTAACCATGCCAACGGAATGTGCAGGGACCCTCCACGCCCTGCACATTCCGGCCCTTTTGTTGGCGACAATAGCGCGGATATGAAAAGTGCATAGAAACGCGATTATCGGATTTTTGGGAAGTGCCATTCTGGCCGTAACGGCCGCCTGGCTTGTTCAATCGCCAAAGGCGCAGGAGCTGGATGTAAAGCTTGCCGGGCGCGATAGCGTTTTGTTTGATACAGCAATCAATGCCTGTGATGATTCCCATTTACCGGATGCCCCGGCACGCGCCTTTCGCGATGGGGAAGGGCGCATGGTGCTGTTTGCGCCCAATTTTCGCAATCGTGCCTTTGTCGGCCAAAACCTTGAAAACCTGCATAAGGATTGCAACAGCCGGTTTAAGGCCGCAGGCAAGGCCGACCCGGGCCTGCTGGATGACCGCACCTGGCTTCATGCCATTTATACCGACGATGGTGAAACGGTTTATGCCCTGGGCAGTGCCAGTTTCATGCCCTATCGCCATGACATGCCCTGCAAGGATGCCACCCAGCGCACCGATTGCTGGATCAACGGGCTTGTTACTCTGAAATCAACCGATGGCGGGCGGCATTTTACCTATCAGGCGCAACCGCCGCATCATGCCCCGTTTCCGCCGCCAATGGCTTATCGCGATGACCGCAAACATGCGCCAAGCTATGTGACGGCCACCAATATCGTGCGCTGGAAGGATTATCTTTATACTATCCTGTGGCGACGTGGGGTGGATTTCAAATCATCGCGCAATTGTTTGGCCCGTGCCCATGTCGATGACCCGCGAAGCTGGCAATTGTGGAATGGCAAAAAGTTCGTCGATGCCGCGCGCCTGACGCCCCATAACGGGTGGGAAGTGTATCAAACCGATTGCGCCCGTGTTGGCCCCTATGGGCTGACATCGATCAGGGGCATTGTACGCCATGAAGCCAGCAACACTTTTATCGCAGTGTATAAACACCGCCGTAAACACAAAGACGGCAGTTCTGAACACGGCATTTATTATTCAACGTCAAAGGACATGATCACCTGGTCCATGCCCCGTCTTTTGCTCCCGGCGGACCTAAAGCCCGATGCCGGGCCGGGCGACAGCTATGTGGCCTATCCATCCATCATTGATGAAGACAGCAAAGACCGCATTTTTGGCACGGTGGATGATCAGGCCAGCCTGCTTTACGTCAAATTCGTGCCGGTAAAGCGCAACGGCAAATGGGGCATGACCCGCCAGCTTATGCGCCAGCCCATCCGCTTTACCAATGACGAAAAGTAGGGTGCAAATCCCCAAACTCCAATCAAGGAACCAAATTCATGCAGTTTGACCGATTTGACATAGAAGGACCGCTGCTTTTTGTTCCCAATCAGCACCGTGATCCGCGCGGCATTTTTGCCGAAACCTTTCGCGAGGACGAATTTGCTGCCGCCATCGGCGATACCAAACTGGTGCAGGAAAACCAGTCCATCAGTGGGCCGGTGAATACCATTCGCGGCCTGCATTTTCAGGTTAATCCGCATGCCCAGGGCAAACTGGTGCGGGTGACACACGGGGCGATTCTGGATGTGGCTGTCGATATCCGGCCCGATAGCCCGACCTTTGGCAAACATATCCGCATCGAGCTTTCCGATCAGAACTGGTATCAGCTATGGGTGCCGCCAGGATTTGCGCATGGGTTCCGCACCCTGGTGCCCGATACCACGGTGGTTTACAAGGTCAGCGATTATTACAGCCCCGAACATGATCGTGGCATCGCCTGGAATGACCCGGACCTGGCAATTGACTGGCAACTGGGCCGCATGGAGCCGGTGATTTCGGAAAAGGATGAACGTCATGCTTCCTTTGCCGATTGGAAAATGTGCCATGAAAGCCGGGGTTTTCTAATGGATGAAGTCGCCATTCCGCAGCATCATCCCATTGCGTCCGAGATGTGGGACTATCAACCCATGCAGGCGTCTTAAGCTGCTTTGCAATGGGAGATTATGCGTCGATCAGGCGGCGAGGGCGGCAATCACCTGATCTTTGCTAAGCGTGCCAATGCGTTGTTGTTTGTGGTTGACCACATTCATGCCCGCCGGGCAGGCAATGGCAATGGGTAAAATATCTTCAAGGCGCATGTCGGCGGCAATTTCCGGCCAGTTGCCAGATTCTGCCTGTGGTGTGTTATCATCAATCGGCATCATCAGGGTTTTGGCGCGCAGTACGCGCGAACGGTTTATATCGCGGGTGAAGGCGCGTACATAATCATCGGCGGGTTTCATCACAATTTCTTCCGGTCGCCCCACTTGGATCAGGGCACCATCTTTTAAAATCGCAATCCGGTCGCCCAGCTTCAGGGCCTCGTCCAAATCATGGGTGATGAAAACAATGGTTTTATGAAGCTCGCTTTGCAGCTTCATCAATTCGTCCTGCATGTCACTGCGGATCAACGGGTCCAGCGCGGAAAATGCTTCATCCATCAGCAAGACTTCCGGGTTGGTCGTTAAGGCACGGGCAAGCCCTACACGCTGTTGCATTCCGCCCGAAAGTTCGTCGGGAAAACTGTCTTCGTATCCGGCAAGGCCAACCCGTTCGATCCATTTACGGGCGGCATTTTGGCGTTTTTGCCGGTCGGTTTTCTGAATTTTCAGGCCATAGGCGACGTTATCGAGCACATTGCAATGGGGTAGCAGGCCAAAACGCTGAAACACCATGCCCAGCTTTGCCCGGCGAAAGGCATTTAGGCGTGCCGTCGTCATGTTCAGGATATTCTCCCCGCCAAACAGGATTTCCCCTGCCGTCGGGTCAATCAGGCGGTTCAAATGCCGGATCAGGGTTGATTTGCCCGAGCCCGAAAGCCCCATCACCACAAATGTCTCGCCCTGTTCAATCGACAGCGACACATTGTTTAACCCCACCGTATGGCCGGTTTGTGCAAGGATGTCGTCCTTGTTTGCGCCTTTTCGCGCAAGTTCCAGCGCCTTTTGCGGATGGGGGCCGAATATTTTGTAAATATTGCGAATATCGATATAGCTCATGCCCCGTCTCCTGCCTTGGAGGTATGGCGGGATTTCTTGCCATAGGATTGCCCAATGCGGTCAAACACCACGGCCAGCAACACAATGGCAATGCCTGCCTCCACACCTTGCCCTACATCCAGGCGCTGAATACCGGTCAAAACCTGTTCGCCCAGGCCCCGCGCGCCAATCATGGAGGCAATCACCACCATCGAAATCGACATCATGGTGGTCTGGTTAATACCCGCCATGATGTTGGGCAGGGCCAGGGGCAGTTGTACCCCCCACAAAATTTGTGCCCGGCTGGCCCCAAAGGAGCGCGATGCCTCCAGCACTTCCTTATCGACCAGGCGAATGCCCAAATCGGTCAGGCGGATCACGGGTGGAGCAGCATAAATGACGGTTGCCAAAATCGCAGGGACCTTGCCCAAACCAAACAGCATCAAAGCCGGGATCAAATACACAAAGCTGGGCATGGTTTGCATCATATCGAGCAATGGCACCATCACGGCGCGTAGTTTGTTCGACATTGCCATGCCAATGCCCACCGGAATGCCGATAATGACCGAAAGGCCGGTTGCAATAATCATCAGGGCCAGGGTCTGCATGGCCTTGTTCCACAGGCCCAGCGTACCAATGGCGACCATCGCCAGCGCCAGGCCCAAAGTGGTTTTCCAACTGCGGCTGGCATGAAAGGCAATGGCGGCGATAATCGCGATGACAAGCCACCAGGGGGTGGCGCGCAGCAGATGTTCCAGCCACACCAATACGGTCAACAGGGCATCGGCAAAGGCCTCAAAGGCATCGCCGTAATTTACCACCAGCCAGTCCACCAGCGCATTGACCGATTTGCCAAGGGGGATATTCAGCTTTTCAGGAAACATGAACCTGTTTTCCGTTTTTTTAAGGGCAGGGCGTTTTCCTGAAACCTAACAATGATGGGTCGATAACTCACTCTTTAATCGGTTTTTCCGCGTCAGCAGATGTCAGGAGAACCGTTGCCAATGTCACAGAACGCACGGATCAAACATAATGTTCCGCGTAATTAAATTACGCGGGTGGGGATTGATGCCGCAATTT is a genomic window containing:
- a CDS encoding glycosyltransferase family 4 protein, with translation MPSTDLRVLVISHGHPSLSLGGAEVGSYNLHKGLNELDGVESFYLARVGHPVPRHGASALMSLRQKDNEILYHAENYDHFLLSNRSTGEIDRDLLRFVKDYNPDVVHFHHVLGLGMETIYAVREALPDAAIFFTFHEFLTMCHNHGQMVKSGGHKLCNRASPIDCNGCFANISPASFLRRERFIKSMLDLADHYVSPSQFLADRFIDWGLDADKMSVIENGLDIDKQAALRPLTKAQPRRSRFAYFGQLTMFKGADVLLDAVGRVPESIWGDDARLMIFGGNLDRQPLDYQEKVKDLIEKAGERVRFYGAYQNTEMPRLMEMADWTIIPSIWWENSPIVIQEAFFHGRPMIASNIGGMAEKIEDGVNGLHFRVGSAEDLADRLIECLTDQTLWDRMHNGIRRAPTYIECAEQHLAQYRGVLENRPSAVAPAATPHQSVVGA
- a CDS encoding polysaccharide pyruvyl transferase family protein, which encodes MARVLVMIPSGEVYDHDCVRWYNYRDVQKSINHYHNIGDAFVFDSSLKLMNFDKLGVLPIADPKMEDIDRLREEYDYVFLRGSNYIHSHMDWRNTVAVLKRLKLPVLGFGIGAQAPVKGKLELSEQTKTVLHMMADSTTSIGVRGAYTAQVLWDLGITNVRIVGCPTAFRANNPNMRIKLPALEDVKNVGVTLRREVSPAYAQDIKRYLTFHRDLVKELANRFDVTLMAQGEPEEKKLVFGTDVQKQEAMQALKDNDWVKNWYLDDTMEKLYREKLFYSDVVSDYEDLVRTKDCVLGYRLHGNLMALSNGVPSVYFTYDSRTVEFAETYQIPSYDVFSQKDFVLEDYWDQSLFDKFNRAWFQTYREMQTFLSENNIDHKMTDVMASQNQPQRKVA
- a CDS encoding polysaccharide pyruvyl transferase family protein, which produces MVENIKPGRKPRIGVLMPAGKVVDGHGVVTHTFGAPQRATELFTNIGDCFVYDSSLRILDYAELYPIYGQSSGGLSQEQIEKINTLDYIFLRGSNYINTNGQWDEITAVLEKTKVPVMAFGIGVQVPDNSDEYVNESTKRFLQLVADRSKTIGVRGALSRKALNSIGIKNVRIFGCPTAFRHCKPELSLPRLKASEIKNLGFTLRRKTHGFAMLQRYMLRTLAENYRTEILCAGELEEKAIFYARSNQVNNPKHVMEKAVASLIKEKWLYGENDPLLDLYRSSLSVFETVSDFEDAECRQDAVTGFRLHGNLLALANEVPALYITYDTRTREFVKTLGIPHVDGRYIDRFSFEEAWDNADFDLFEKTYAERFKDLTKFLDENGMAHRLSQNPTPNLSKAA
- a CDS encoding proline/glycine betaine ABC transporter permease, giving the protein MFPEKLNIPLGKSVNALVDWLVVNYGDAFEAFADALLTVLVWLEHLLRATPWWLVIAIIAAIAFHASRSWKTTLGLALAMVAIGTLGLWNKAMQTLALMIIATGLSVIIGIPVGIGMAMSNKLRAVMVPLLDMMQTMPSFVYLIPALMLFGLGKVPAILATVIYAAPPVIRLTDLGIRLVDKEVLEASRSFGASRAQILWGVQLPLALPNIMAGINQTTMMSISMVVIASMIGARGLGEQVLTGIQRLDVGQGVEAGIAIVLLAVVFDRIGQSYGKKSRHTSKAGDGA
- the galE gene encoding UDP-glucose 4-epimerase GalE yields the protein MTVLVTGGAGYIGSHAALALLDAGRKVVILDNLSQGHRWAVPAGAAFVEGDCGDLDLVSRVIREHGVTAIMHFAGSIIVPESVVYPLDYYYNNTVNSRALAQAAVDNNVRHFIFSSTAGVYGEPAKTPILEDFPSKPISPYGTSKMMTEKMLQDAAVAYDFRFVALRYFNVAGADPQGRAGQTSRKATHLIKIASQAASGVRSHLDVYGDDYPTEDGTCVRDYIHVSDLANAHVLALEYLEKGGESDVMNCGYGRGFSVYEVIDAVKRVSGSDFTVNLAERRAGDPAALIAGADRIREKLGWEPKYDDLDTIVTHALAWEESLKQRQANAA
- a CDS encoding glycine betaine/L-proline ABC transporter ATP-binding protein, which gives rise to MSYIDIRNIYKIFGPHPQKALELARKGANKDDILAQTGHTVGLNNVSLSIEQGETFVVMGLSGSGKSTLIRHLNRLIDPTAGEILFGGENILNMTTARLNAFRRAKLGMVFQRFGLLPHCNVLDNVAYGLKIQKTDRQKRQNAARKWIERVGLAGYEDSFPDELSGGMQQRVGLARALTTNPEVLLMDEAFSALDPLIRSDMQDELMKLQSELHKTIVFITHDLDEALKLGDRIAILKDGALIQVGRPEEIVMKPADDYVRAFTRDINRSRVLRAKTLMMPIDDNTPQAESGNWPEIAADMRLEDILPIAIACPAGMNVVNHKQQRIGTLSKDQVIAALAA
- the rfbC gene encoding dTDP-4-dehydrorhamnose 3,5-epimerase gives rise to the protein MQFDRFDIEGPLLFVPNQHRDPRGIFAETFREDEFAAAIGDTKLVQENQSISGPVNTIRGLHFQVNPHAQGKLVRVTHGAILDVAVDIRPDSPTFGKHIRIELSDQNWYQLWVPPGFAHGFRTLVPDTTVVYKVSDYYSPEHDRGIAWNDPDLAIDWQLGRMEPVISEKDERHASFADWKMCHESRGFLMDEVAIPQHHPIASEMWDYQPMQAS